The following coding sequences are from one Granulicella arctica window:
- a CDS encoding carbohydrate kinase family protein — MTNLSKVDLVGVGLNAADTVIPLAKFPIRGSKVEFSTAHLFPGGQVASTVVACQHWGMRTRYVGKLGDDAAGVLHVKEFARAGVETQILTVAECASRQSLILVDGDGERTVLWRKDERLDMRPSDLDREWIVNARALHVDGYDTATATVAAGWAREAGVPVIADLDELYPGVDELLERIDYLIVSRDFPCRLMREPDLETALREMQRRYGCKLAAATLGEDGVLAWDGREYHYVPAYRVPVVDTTGAGDMFHAGFIYGLLQDWPLERQLDFACAAAALNCMAVGARGGMRTLGEVEELMATGSRYPAAYSVSSVSGVVR, encoded by the coding sequence ATGACGAATTTGTCGAAGGTTGATCTTGTCGGCGTTGGATTGAATGCGGCTGACACGGTGATCCCTCTCGCAAAGTTTCCGATACGTGGTTCCAAGGTTGAGTTCAGTACCGCGCATCTGTTTCCGGGCGGGCAGGTCGCGAGTACGGTGGTGGCGTGTCAACACTGGGGGATGCGGACCCGCTATGTCGGGAAGCTGGGCGATGATGCTGCCGGAGTGCTGCATGTGAAGGAGTTTGCCCGTGCGGGGGTGGAGACGCAGATTCTCACGGTGGCGGAGTGCGCGAGCCGGCAATCGCTGATTTTGGTGGACGGCGATGGCGAGCGGACGGTGCTTTGGCGGAAGGATGAACGGCTCGACATGCGGCCGAGCGACCTGGATCGTGAGTGGATTGTAAATGCTCGGGCGTTGCACGTGGATGGGTACGATACGGCGACGGCGACGGTGGCGGCGGGTTGGGCGCGGGAGGCCGGGGTTCCAGTGATCGCCGATCTGGATGAGCTGTATCCCGGAGTAGATGAGCTGCTTGAGAGGATCGACTATCTGATTGTGAGCCGGGACTTTCCGTGCCGGCTGATGCGGGAGCCTGACTTGGAGACGGCTCTGCGCGAGATGCAGAGACGTTATGGATGCAAGCTGGCGGCGGCAACGTTGGGTGAAGATGGCGTGCTGGCGTGGGATGGCCGGGAGTATCACTATGTTCCGGCGTATCGGGTGCCGGTGGTCGATACGACGGGGGCTGGGGATATGTTTCATGCCGGGTTTATCTATGGGCTGTTGCAGGATTGGCCGCTCGAACGGCAGCTTGACTTTGCGTGTGCCGCGGCCGCTCTGAACTGCATGGCGGTGGGAGCACGGGGTGGGATGCGGACGTTGGGGGAGGTCGAAGAGCTGATGGCTACGGGCTCTCGCTATCCTGCTGCTTATTCTGTGTCGAGTGTGAGTGGCGTGGTTCGCTAA
- the bla gene encoding class A beta-lactamase, producing MITRRDVLAMGGFVVGGSVMLPRVLRAETSGRFRGLPASLAQLEKANAGRLGVAVFDTGSGERSGYRVDERFAMCSTFKMLLAAAVLQRVDAGREHLDRAVAIPAKPLVHYSPLTEEHAGGSMTVAELCHAILTRSDNTAANLLLDTLGGPGGITRFARSIGDTVTRLDRTETSLNEALPGDPRDTTSPAAMVGNLRAVLLGDVLSAAMRNQLVEWMVANKTGDNSLRAGLPHDWRVGDKTGSNGETTTNDIAILWPVNRKPVLVTAYLTECAGPEEKRKAVLAEVGRLVAVALQAG from the coding sequence ATGATTACTCGAAGAGATGTTCTCGCTATGGGCGGTTTTGTTGTTGGTGGTTCTGTCATGCTGCCTCGTGTGTTGCGTGCGGAGACGAGCGGGCGCTTTCGTGGTCTGCCTGCGTCGCTGGCGCAACTGGAGAAGGCTAACGCTGGACGCCTTGGCGTTGCTGTCTTCGATACCGGGTCAGGGGAACGGTCTGGCTATCGCGTGGATGAGCGCTTCGCCATGTGCAGTACGTTTAAGATGCTGCTGGCGGCGGCTGTGCTGCAACGGGTCGATGCTGGTCGTGAGCATCTGGACCGTGCCGTCGCCATCCCTGCGAAGCCGTTGGTTCACTACTCGCCGCTTACGGAGGAGCATGCGGGTGGGTCGATGACGGTCGCCGAGCTGTGCCACGCGATTCTTACGCGGAGCGATAACACGGCTGCGAATCTGCTACTGGACACGCTCGGCGGGCCTGGTGGCATCACGCGATTCGCACGCTCCATTGGGGATACGGTGACGCGGCTGGATCGGACGGAGACATCATTGAATGAGGCGTTGCCGGGTGATCCGCGGGATACGACCTCACCGGCGGCGATGGTTGGCAATCTGCGAGCGGTGTTGCTGGGCGATGTGCTTTCTGCGGCCATGCGCAATCAACTGGTGGAGTGGATGGTTGCGAATAAGACGGGGGACAACAGTTTGCGTGCTGGACTGCCGCACGACTGGCGCGTTGGGGATAAGACCGGCTCGAATGGAGAGACCACTACCAACGACATTGCCATTCTTTGGCCGGTGAATCGAAAGCCCGTGCTGGTGACGGCGTATCTGACGGAGTGCGCTGGGCCGGAGGAGAAGCGCAAAGCTGTTCTGGCCGAGGTCGGGCGGTTGGTTGCGGTGGCGCTCCAGGCGGGTTGA
- a CDS encoding phosphotransferase enzyme family protein, with protein sequence MGNCLNQTEDSPPEYCTGPSMNEEEHILTGGNIAARVVRIGATVRKPVTAATPSVRSLLDCLHDRGYPASPRHFGTDEQGRQSLEFVPGVMGNAGPPLGLGDLEQVGRLIRQLHEVTAYFPIPTDARWDVPIRPDHDDLICHNDLAPWNLVRSGDRWVFIDWDNAGPGSRLWDLSYAAVTFPPIEPQGDIAEIAPRVGALVRGYKLSPSQGYALPTLMRRRAQAMGDLLVHGTENGLQPWAEMYEADHARYWFGAARFVEEHRQALEEVCMNR encoded by the coding sequence ATGGGCAACTGCTTAAATCAGACGGAGGATTCTCCGCCTGAATATTGCACAGGGCCATCTATGAATGAGGAAGAACACATCCTTACAGGCGGTAATATCGCTGCCCGCGTTGTGAGAATCGGAGCGACCGTGCGCAAGCCGGTCACTGCTGCTACGCCCAGCGTCAGAAGCCTTTTAGATTGTCTGCATGATCGAGGCTATCCTGCATCTCCACGACACTTTGGGACGGATGAACAAGGGAGGCAGTCTTTGGAGTTCGTTCCGGGAGTCATGGGTAATGCCGGACCGCCGTTGGGCCTTGGCGATTTAGAGCAGGTCGGTCGACTCATCCGTCAATTGCATGAGGTTACAGCTTACTTCCCGATTCCAACCGATGCACGTTGGGACGTTCCGATACGTCCTGACCATGACGATCTCATCTGTCACAACGATCTCGCACCATGGAATTTGGTTCGTAGCGGGGACCGGTGGGTCTTCATCGATTGGGATAACGCGGGTCCTGGTTCTCGCCTTTGGGACCTATCGTATGCGGCGGTCACCTTCCCTCCCATAGAGCCACAGGGCGACATCGCAGAGATAGCTCCACGGGTTGGCGCATTGGTTAGAGGTTACAAGTTGTCCCCTTCGCAAGGCTATGCCTTACCTACGTTGATGCGTAGGCGCGCTCAAGCCATGGGAGACCTTCTCGTGCATGGCACAGAGAACGGTCTTCAACCTTGGGCTGAGATGTATGAGGCTGATCACGCCAGGTATTGGTTCGGTGCTGCACGGTTTGTAGAGGAGCATCGCCAAGCACTAGAAGAGGTCTGCATGAACCGATGA
- a CDS encoding SDR family oxidoreductase, whose product MEKPLVLITGVGRSVGIGAGIARQLASDGWDIAINYWPSYDRKTHGSVLPSDLDGLIAELEVVGAQVIAVPGDLTQPGTPRMIFDAIAQNKRVVSGLVLSHCESVNSSILDTSLESFERHFAVNVRASWQLIREFALQVPSAGGRIVALTSDDTVNNLPYGASKAALDRIVLAVSRELAHLHIISNVINPGPVDTGWMSDAVRLACVARQPSGRLGTPADTANLVSFLFSDRGAWINGQLLKSDGGFSA is encoded by the coding sequence ATGGAAAAGCCGCTGGTTCTCATTACGGGAGTTGGAAGGTCGGTCGGCATAGGAGCTGGGATCGCGAGACAGCTAGCTTCCGATGGATGGGATATCGCAATCAATTATTGGCCCTCCTATGACCGGAAAACACATGGGAGTGTGTTGCCTTCAGACCTGGATGGTCTCATCGCAGAGCTAGAAGTCGTAGGGGCCCAAGTTATCGCAGTACCGGGAGACCTGACGCAGCCCGGCACCCCGAGGATGATTTTTGACGCTATTGCTCAGAACAAAAGGGTCGTCTCTGGACTCGTACTCTCACATTGTGAGTCTGTGAACTCGAGCATCCTCGATACCAGCCTTGAAAGCTTTGAGCGGCACTTTGCTGTAAACGTAAGAGCGAGCTGGCAGCTCATTCGAGAGTTTGCGCTTCAGGTTCCATCCGCCGGAGGCCGCATCGTAGCGCTCACAAGCGATGACACCGTCAATAACCTTCCGTATGGTGCCAGCAAAGCGGCTCTAGATCGGATTGTGCTGGCTGTATCGCGCGAACTGGCCCACCTCCACATCATCTCGAATGTCATCAACCCTGGTCCTGTTGATACGGGATGGATGAGCGATGCTGTTCGACTCGCCTGCGTGGCTCGGCAACCGTCAGGAAGACTTGGTACTCCCGCAGATACTGCCAACCTGGTGAGTTTCCTATTCTCAGATCGCGGGGCCTGGATCAATGGGCAACTGCTTAAATCAGACGGAGGATTCTCCGCCTGA
- the coaD gene encoding pantetheine-phosphate adenylyltransferase, with protein sequence MHTVKAIYPGTFDPLTNGHLDLIARGSKIVDELVVAILRNSDKGEPLFTVDERREMIFEATRQFSNVSVMTFNGLLVDFAREQQAKAVLRGIRAISDYEYEFQMAMMNRKLNPDIETLFMMPAEKYTYVSSRLIKGVFRLGGDVSALVPPLVMERLKAKEPTLP encoded by the coding sequence ATGCATACCGTCAAGGCGATCTATCCCGGCACCTTCGATCCGCTGACCAATGGACATCTGGACCTGATTGCTCGTGGGTCCAAGATCGTCGATGAGCTGGTGGTGGCGATCCTGCGCAACTCGGACAAAGGAGAGCCGCTGTTTACCGTGGACGAGCGACGGGAGATGATTTTTGAGGCGACGCGACAGTTTAGCAACGTCTCAGTGATGACCTTCAACGGGCTGCTGGTGGATTTTGCGCGGGAGCAGCAGGCAAAGGCGGTGCTGCGGGGGATCCGGGCGATCTCGGACTATGAGTACGAGTTCCAGATGGCGATGATGAACCGGAAGCTGAACCCGGATATCGAGACGCTGTTCATGATGCCGGCTGAGAAGTACACGTATGTGAGTTCGCGGCTGATCAAGGGCGTGTTCCGGCTGGGTGGGGATGTGTCGGCGCTGGTGCCTCCGCTGGTGATGGAACGGTTGAAGGCGAAGGAGCCGACGCTTCCGTAG
- the recA gene encoding recombinase RecA, which produces MADDRSKAIEAALSQLEKQFGKGSIMRLGSKEAIVPISVISTGSISFDAALGVGGVPRGRVIEIFGPESSGKTTITLQIIAEAQKAGGLAAFVDAEHALDPQYAKKLGVDVDNLLVSQPDYGEQALEIVEALVRSGAIDVLVVDSVAALVPKAELDGEMGDSHMGLQARLMSQALRKLTGTVSKSRTCLIFINQIRDKIGVMFGNPETTTGGKALKFYSSMRIDIRRIGAVKEGDTVVGSRTKVKIVKNKVAAPFRDAEFDILYGEGISREGDVLDLAVLHNVVDKSGAWYSYQGERIGQGRENVRNFLKENRNVFGRVDAEVRKKLGIGGASASAEVPEVPANGPAVAQEAVKAGGRKSA; this is translated from the coding sequence GTGGCAGATGACCGTAGCAAGGCAATAGAAGCAGCGCTTTCGCAGCTGGAGAAGCAGTTCGGCAAGGGCTCCATCATGCGGCTTGGCTCGAAAGAGGCCATCGTGCCGATCTCCGTCATCTCGACGGGGTCGATCTCCTTCGATGCGGCGCTCGGAGTGGGTGGTGTACCGCGGGGGCGCGTGATTGAAATCTTTGGCCCTGAATCCTCGGGTAAGACGACTATCACGTTACAGATCATCGCCGAGGCGCAGAAGGCTGGCGGGCTGGCGGCGTTTGTGGATGCCGAGCATGCGCTTGACCCGCAGTACGCGAAGAAACTGGGCGTGGACGTAGATAATCTGCTGGTTTCGCAGCCGGATTATGGCGAGCAGGCACTCGAGATCGTCGAGGCGCTGGTGCGCTCGGGGGCGATCGATGTGCTGGTGGTGGACTCGGTTGCGGCGCTGGTGCCGAAGGCCGAACTCGATGGCGAGATGGGTGATTCGCACATGGGATTGCAGGCTCGTCTTATGTCACAGGCTTTGCGTAAACTGACCGGAACCGTTTCTAAATCAAGGACTTGCCTAATCTTTATCAATCAGATTCGCGACAAGATCGGCGTTATGTTCGGCAATCCGGAGACGACTACGGGTGGCAAGGCATTGAAGTTTTATTCGTCCATGCGCATCGACATTCGTCGAATCGGGGCTGTGAAAGAGGGCGACACAGTCGTCGGTTCACGCACTAAAGTGAAGATAGTAAAGAACAAAGTGGCTGCACCCTTCCGGGATGCGGAGTTCGATATTTTGTATGGCGAGGGGATCTCTCGTGAGGGAGATGTGCTTGATCTGGCGGTGCTGCATAACGTCGTGGACAAGAGCGGCGCGTGGTACAGCTACCAGGGAGAGCGGATTGGGCAGGGACGGGAAAATGTCCGTAACTTCTTGAAAGAAAACAGGAATGTGTTTGGCCGGGTGGATGCAGAGGTTCGCAAGAAACTGGGGATTGGCGGTGCTTCGGCGTCGGCGGAGGTTCCTGAGGTGCCGGCAAATGGCCCTGCGGTAGCGCAGGAGGCTGTGAAAGCTGGCGGACGGAAATCGGCTTAA
- a CDS encoding FAD-dependent thymidylate synthase, which translates to MSDTEKTLIQPQADTPANETDVYAIHGADPEVLAYAMAKYSRSSLSMKESLAEISSQRAEQFLNTFYFQYGHRSIADLAHIPFAIERLSLLAAIALVDEQRWDGQERSTRYQNFKTSGWFTPALGDETPRFTAAVQSLFSGYDRVGAGMLTALQASIPQPESMKPDAYLRTLKARAFDVARYLLPLATNTSLGQIVNARTLETQVSRLLTSEFAEIRSLGQKLRTAAAEPAWNVHHGDGEVLCQEIGSVAEGCAERAHAMLMRPVKAAPTLVKYAAANAYQAETRAQLTQAAAELMARQAIEPVSVVDLLDDAEPLEVELATSLLYPHCHFSYRQLRNSVAALSEIRQAEIIGLGTSLRGRHDELLRSFSAGQGFRFDILMDIGGFRDMHRHRRCVQLLQEYTDAHGYELPECPGQPSLAAAGLEDDYIATMDAAFAAYRQLRDCGVSEAAQSAQYVLPLGTRCRSMFKMDFAEAVYISELRTGVGGHFSYRRVAHLMYQAVAKRHPALAGHFRVEDVNEPIDLLRR; encoded by the coding sequence ATGTCCGATACCGAAAAAACTTTGATCCAGCCCCAAGCCGACACTCCTGCGAACGAGACCGACGTCTACGCGATCCACGGAGCCGATCCCGAGGTTCTGGCCTATGCGATGGCCAAGTACTCCCGCTCCTCGCTCTCGATGAAAGAGTCACTGGCGGAGATCAGCTCGCAGCGTGCCGAGCAGTTTCTCAATACTTTTTATTTCCAGTACGGTCATCGCTCGATCGCCGATCTGGCGCACATCCCATTCGCCATCGAGCGGCTGAGCTTGCTTGCGGCCATCGCGCTCGTCGACGAGCAACGATGGGATGGGCAGGAGCGCTCCACCCGTTACCAGAACTTCAAGACCTCGGGCTGGTTCACGCCTGCGCTTGGGGATGAGACGCCGCGCTTCACTGCCGCCGTACAGTCCCTCTTCTCCGGATACGACCGCGTTGGGGCGGGCATGCTCACGGCGTTGCAGGCATCGATTCCGCAGCCGGAATCGATGAAGCCGGATGCGTACCTCCGTACCCTGAAGGCTCGAGCCTTCGACGTCGCGCGCTATCTGCTGCCGCTGGCTACTAACACCTCCCTAGGCCAGATTGTGAACGCACGCACGCTGGAGACGCAGGTCTCGCGGCTGCTGACGAGCGAGTTCGCCGAGATTCGCAGTCTTGGTCAAAAGCTGCGCACTGCGGCTGCGGAGCCGGCATGGAACGTTCATCATGGCGATGGCGAGGTGCTGTGCCAGGAGATCGGTTCGGTGGCCGAGGGCTGCGCGGAACGGGCCCATGCCATGCTGATGCGCCCTGTCAAAGCTGCGCCGACGCTGGTCAAATATGCCGCAGCCAACGCCTATCAGGCAGAGACAAGGGCACAGCTCACCCAGGCGGCGGCGGAGCTAATGGCAAGGCAGGCAATCGAGCCCGTGTCGGTTGTGGATTTACTCGATGATGCCGAGCCTCTGGAGGTGGAGTTGGCGACCTCGCTGCTCTATCCGCACTGCCACTTCTCGTACCGGCAGCTCCGCAACAGTGTCGCTGCATTGAGCGAGATACGTCAGGCGGAGATTATCGGTTTGGGAACGAGTCTGCGTGGCCGTCACGATGAGTTGCTGCGTAGTTTCAGCGCCGGTCAGGGCTTCCGCTTCGACATTCTGATGGATATCGGCGGCTTCCGCGATATGCATCGCCACCGTCGTTGTGTACAGCTTTTGCAGGAGTACACCGACGCCCATGGTTACGAGTTGCCGGAGTGTCCCGGACAGCCGAGCCTTGCCGCGGCAGGTCTTGAGGACGATTACATCGCGACCATGGATGCTGCTTTTGCGGCTTATCGCCAGCTTCGCGACTGTGGCGTGTCTGAGGCTGCTCAATCTGCCCAGTACGTGCTGCCGCTGGGGACGCGCTGCCGGTCGATGTTCAAGATGGACTTTGCCGAGGCGGTCTATATCTCGGAGCTGCGGACTGGCGTGGGTGGACATTTCAGCTACCGCCGCGTTGCCCATCTGATGTATCAGGCTGTCGCGAAACGGCACCCTGCACTGGCAGGGCACTTCCGGGTCGAGGACGTAAATGAGCCGATCGATCTGTTGCGGCGATAA
- the fabG gene encoding 3-oxoacyl-[acyl-carrier-protein] reductase, with protein sequence MSTLDGRIALVTGASQGIGRACALELAKTGATVALAARNVEKLADVAAEITAAGGKAQAFALDVASEESIKECAKAVIGAFGGVSILVNNAGITRDILAMRMKRKDWDDVLTTNLTGAFLMTQAVMSSMVKARWGRVINITSVVGETGQAGQSNYAASKAGLIGLTKALARELASRTITVNAVAPGFVETAMTGILTDEQRAAMMSIVPLNRAGSESDIAHAVAFLASEEASYITGHTLDVNGGMYMG encoded by the coding sequence ATGAGCACACTTGACGGTCGGATTGCATTGGTTACGGGAGCATCGCAGGGGATCGGACGTGCCTGCGCACTGGAGTTGGCGAAAACTGGGGCAACCGTCGCACTGGCGGCGCGGAATGTAGAGAAGCTGGCAGATGTCGCGGCAGAGATTACGGCGGCAGGGGGCAAGGCACAGGCCTTTGCGCTCGACGTAGCCAGCGAGGAGTCAATCAAGGAGTGCGCTAAAGCAGTGATAGGCGCGTTCGGCGGAGTCAGCATCCTGGTCAACAACGCGGGCATTACCCGGGACATCCTCGCTATGCGGATGAAGCGCAAAGACTGGGACGACGTACTAACGACCAACCTGACCGGTGCGTTCCTGATGACCCAGGCGGTGATGTCCTCCATGGTGAAGGCGCGCTGGGGGAGGGTGATCAACATCACCTCGGTCGTCGGCGAGACGGGCCAGGCCGGACAGTCGAATTACGCGGCATCCAAGGCTGGCCTGATCGGCCTGACCAAAGCGTTGGCGCGGGAGTTGGCGAGCCGAACAATCACTGTGAACGCGGTGGCTCCGGGCTTCGTCGAAACCGCCATGACGGGTATCCTGACCGACGAACAACGGGCGGCGATGATGTCCATTGTTCCGCTGAATCGGGCTGGGTCGGAGTCGGATATCGCTCATGCGGTCGCTTTTCTGGCCTCCGAGGAGGCGTCGTACATCACCGGGCACACGCTGGATGTGAACGGTGGCATGTACATGGGGTAG
- a CDS encoding helix-turn-helix domain-containing protein: MNIGTTIRGFRQQKGMSQGDIEKRTGLLRCYLSRVENGHTVPSLDTLKKIAGALDLQLAEFFAEDTAPKEVFGLNLNADEIRFLTQVQRYSANLSESDRRLLLAMVRKFASTTMS; this comes from the coding sequence ATGAATATCGGCACGACGATCCGCGGCTTCCGCCAGCAGAAGGGTATGTCCCAGGGCGATATTGAAAAGCGGACAGGGCTGCTGCGCTGCTATCTGTCGCGCGTGGAGAACGGCCATACCGTGCCGTCGCTCGATACGCTGAAGAAGATCGCCGGCGCTCTCGACCTGCAACTGGCCGAGTTCTTCGCCGAGGATACAGCTCCCAAAGAGGTATTCGGCCTGAACCTCAATGCCGACGAGATACGCTTCCTGACCCAGGTGCAACGCTATTCCGCCAACCTGAGCGAGAGCGACCGCAGACTACTCCTAGCGATGGTGCGAAAGTTTGCATCGACGACGATGAGCTAA
- a CDS encoding rhomboid family intramembrane serine protease — protein MPISEHQGEILPPIGGPVPVPEYPPAESHAEYAARSASRPQKSTFNPLSSPATYLLVGINCAVYLWMCLHGASFQSPSGEDLLRFGAMGTHEVLAGQWYRLLTATFVHIGIIHIGTNMWCLWNLGLLGEPLIGAYGLVAVYMLTGIAGNLLSLALNVLMSLHQGINPAFGPDSIGAGASGAVFGIAGILIVLLSNKKLPIPWTELKRLRRSVIQFAVLNLILGGATIFVDIIRIDNSAHIGGFLSGLALGVPLVPRMTSGRLRYLSRQKITFVAAAFLMALFGYWISKLS, from the coding sequence ATGCCCATCAGCGAACATCAAGGCGAGATTCTTCCCCCTATTGGTGGTCCCGTGCCGGTCCCCGAGTACCCCCCGGCGGAGTCCCACGCCGAATATGCGGCACGGTCTGCGTCGCGTCCGCAGAAGAGTACCTTCAATCCTCTTTCCTCGCCTGCGACCTACCTCCTGGTCGGCATCAACTGCGCTGTCTATCTCTGGATGTGTCTCCACGGTGCCTCGTTCCAGAGCCCTAGCGGAGAGGATCTTCTTCGGTTCGGCGCGATGGGGACCCACGAAGTCCTCGCCGGACAGTGGTATCGCCTGCTTACAGCTACTTTTGTCCATATCGGAATCATCCACATCGGCACCAACATGTGGTGCCTGTGGAATCTTGGCCTCCTCGGTGAGCCGCTGATTGGAGCCTATGGGCTCGTCGCGGTGTATATGCTCACCGGTATCGCCGGGAACCTGCTCAGCCTGGCCCTCAACGTCTTGATGAGCCTTCATCAGGGCATCAACCCAGCGTTTGGACCGGATTCAATCGGTGCCGGGGCTTCGGGAGCCGTTTTCGGTATCGCGGGTATCCTGATCGTGCTGCTCAGCAACAAGAAACTCCCTATCCCCTGGACGGAGCTGAAGCGTCTGCGCCGGTCGGTCATCCAGTTTGCCGTTCTCAACCTTATCCTCGGCGGAGCCACGATCTTTGTGGATATCATCCGCATCGACAACTCGGCTCATATAGGCGGATTTTTGTCAGGACTTGCCCTGGGAGTGCCGCTGGTTCCGCGCATGACCTCTGGCCGCCTGCGCTATCTCTCCCGCCAGAAGATCACCTTCGTTGCCGCCGCTTTTCTGATGGCGCTCTTCGGCTATTGGATCTCGAAGCTCAGTTAG
- a CDS encoding MBL fold metallo-hydrolase → MRMTVLASGSKGNSTVISSSRTRVLVDAGLSCRELLKRMAIVGEDPATLDAILITHEHIDHVAGLAVLARRLNIPVFFTEPTHRAWVRMLTPRTTMSYAKWLDHVQREKEARAASVAAQEEAGIDIAASAFRSDDPNATLELPVEEELGDSEAPKAIAPKEKANPAHLPAVEYFQAGTHFCIGDLDITPFTIPHDAADPCGFVFEAEGIRMALATDLGYMPPNVKLALKRIDVLLLESNHDLEMLRDGPYPWSVKQRVLSRVGHLSNDATAEFLQKDYDGASAYIVLGHLSESNNAPELARISAEQAIAGRMTLLGNRIILAQQAAPLESIYL, encoded by the coding sequence ATGCGCATGACCGTGCTAGCCTCGGGTTCCAAAGGCAACAGCACCGTCATCTCCAGCTCCCGCACCCGGGTGCTGGTGGACGCGGGCCTCTCCTGCCGCGAGCTGCTGAAGCGCATGGCGATCGTCGGGGAAGACCCAGCCACACTCGACGCCATTCTGATCACCCACGAACACATCGACCATGTCGCCGGTCTTGCTGTTCTCGCACGCCGGTTGAATATTCCGGTCTTTTTTACCGAGCCGACACACCGGGCCTGGGTGCGTATGCTGACGCCCCGCACTACCATGTCGTATGCAAAGTGGCTCGATCACGTGCAGCGAGAGAAAGAGGCGCGCGCTGCCTCTGTCGCGGCGCAGGAGGAGGCTGGCATCGACATCGCCGCTAGCGCCTTTCGCTCAGACGATCCGAACGCAACGCTGGAGCTCCCTGTGGAGGAGGAACTTGGCGACTCTGAAGCTCCAAAGGCGATTGCGCCGAAGGAGAAGGCCAACCCGGCCCATCTCCCTGCCGTCGAATATTTTCAGGCAGGGACACATTTCTGCATCGGCGATCTTGATATCACGCCCTTCACCATCCCTCACGATGCTGCCGACCCCTGTGGATTCGTCTTCGAGGCCGAGGGCATTCGCATGGCGCTGGCTACTGACCTTGGCTACATGCCGCCGAACGTCAAATTGGCCCTCAAGCGCATCGACGTCCTTCTGCTCGAGTCCAACCATGACCTGGAGATGCTGCGTGACGGTCCGTACCCCTGGTCGGTCAAGCAGCGAGTTCTCTCGCGTGTTGGGCACCTCTCGAACGACGCTACCGCCGAGTTCCTCCAGAAGGATTATGACGGGGCATCGGCGTACATCGTCCTCGGCCATCTCTCTGAGTCCAACAACGCGCCGGAGCTCGCCCGCATCTCTGCGGAGCAGGCAATCGCCGGACGGATGACGCTCCTCGGCAATCGGATTATTCTGGCGCAGCAGGCGGCCCCTCTGGAGTCCATCTATCTCTAG
- a CDS encoding MaoC family dehydratase, with protein MSQELYFEDFYVGQKFHSAGTAKVTAEEIKEFGQKYDPQPFHLDEAAGEGSFFKGLAASGWLTAAIVMRLRVQSIKVAGGMIGAGVEEMRWTEPVRPGDTLRTEIEVVGVRHSSSRTSFGIVRTRTLAYNQRDQVVMRSTVNFLAPVKPSV; from the coding sequence ATGTCGCAAGAGCTGTACTTTGAAGACTTTTACGTAGGCCAGAAGTTCCACTCCGCCGGAACTGCCAAAGTAACCGCAGAGGAGATCAAGGAGTTCGGTCAGAAGTACGATCCCCAGCCCTTTCATTTGGACGAAGCAGCGGGCGAAGGCTCCTTCTTCAAAGGGCTTGCTGCTTCGGGTTGGCTCACGGCCGCCATTGTCATGCGGCTGCGTGTGCAGTCGATCAAGGTGGCGGGCGGCATGATCGGTGCAGGGGTCGAAGAGATGCGCTGGACCGAGCCGGTACGTCCTGGCGACACCCTCCGGACGGAGATTGAGGTGGTCGGCGTCCGCCATTCCAGCTCGCGCACATCCTTCGGCATCGTCCGTACACGCACGCTGGCATACAACCAGCGCGATCAGGTCGTCATGCGTTCGACCGTCAACTTTCTCGCTCCCGTCAAACCATCCGTCTGA